The sequence below is a genomic window from Thalassobaculum sp. OXR-137.
ATTTCGAACGCGGCAGCAGCAAGCGCGGCACTTTCGGTGTCCGGCGTGCGCGCAGCGAACGAGCAGGTCCGCGTGCTGGGCCAGGGTCTTTCCTCCCTGCTGGCGGTGGCCGAGCAGATCGCCGACCAGGTGCCGGGCTCGGCCGCGACCCCGGCCGTCCCCGTCGATGCCGCGCGCGGTCAGAGCGTGGACGTATCGGCCTGACGGCAGCACCGATCCCCCAAACGAAAAGCGCGCCGACTGGGCGGCGCGCTCTTTAAATAATGTCCGGGAGGTGGGGGAGGCTTACTTCTCTTCCGGCAGCGCGGTCGCGACCGACTTCACCATTTCGGTGATGCGCTTGCGCAGGTTCGGATTCTTGATCGAATAGTAGGCGCGCACCAGCTCGAGGGTCTCGCGGCGGGCCATCGGGTCCGTCGGGTTCTCCTCGTATTCGTCGCGCGGCTGGCCGGACTTCATGCGGCGCGGGGAATGCGCCATCGTGTCGTCGGACATGTCGTCGAAGAAGAAGCTGACCGGCACGTCCAGGATCTGGGCGATATCCCACAGCCGGGACGAGCTGATGCGGTTGCTGCCGCGCTCGTACTTCTGAACCTGCTGGAACGTGATGTTCAGCGCCTCGCCAAGCTGCTCCTGGCTCATCCCGAGCAACGTGCGACGCAGCCGCACACGGCGACCGACATGGACATCGATCGGGTTGTTGTTCGTGATCTGGTAGTTGGGATCATCACGACGCTTATCTACTTTGGCTTTAGCCATGGAGCTACTTCAACCTCCTTACTTCGAGACAGGGCGGCGGAAAGCCAGCCGTCTCACTAAAAGTGCAGTATGGGTTTCGCATCGCCCTGCTGACAAGGCAATACACGTTTCCGGGGTTTGCGACTGCCACACGTTTGAGGCGAGCGGGCGGGAGTTCCGGGCGGAACGTCCCGACAGGCTCTCCTGCGTTGATAGGCGGCCGGAATCACCCATTCCTATATCCCTCGATTGCAAGACCGGCAACAAACTTGAAATCATTTTCATTCAAGCGCCGGCCGCACCACGGATATACGTTGTATTACATTGATTTGTTTATAACCCGTTAATGGCGAAATAGAACAAAATTCACATAAATTAACCACTTTATCGAACGAAAAAGCGCGCAGATCCAAAGACTTCGCCGAGCGACGACAATCCTCAGAGTTGAGTTTCGGCTAGCGATATAAGGGATGAATCGGGTGATCTCGAGGTGAAAAAAGATAAGTGGCTGCCAGTTTGACGTAAGAGTCGAACCTGTAGCCCCCATTTCGAGAGAGAATCCCGTCGGCCCCGTCCCGGTACACGCGGCGCAGAAGGTACCACGGCAATCCGGGCCGTTCGTGATGCAGCGCGTGCAGATTGTTCGACAGAAACAGCCAGCCCAGCGCCCCGCCGTTCTCCACGATGACGCTTCTGCAAGCGGGACTGGGGTCCGGGCGGTGTTCCGCAAAGCTGCGGATCAGCATCATTCCGGTCGCCGGCCATACCACCAGGGCCAGATATCCCCACAGCGGCACCCCCACTGCGGACAGGATCCAGGCCAATGCCAGAAGTTGCATAAAATGGCCGGCGAGTGGGAAAAGCCGCCGTCCTGCCACCAAATCGCGACTATCTGTCACAACCGCTTGGGCCATCAGCCAGAGCGGACCGAGCACCACCCGACCGGCCAGGGTGTTCATCGTCCAGCGCAGGGAACGCTCGACGCGCCCCGCCCGCCGCCAGCGCTCGGCGGTGACATACCAGCTCTCCGAATCGTCCAGCGGATCGGTCAGCCGCGCGTCGGTGTGATGGGCCAGATGGCTGTCGCGGTACCGGTCGAAGGGGACGAAGACCAGCAGCGGCGGCCCGGCGATCAGGCGGTTCATCCAGCGCCACGGCGTCGGGTGGCCGTGGATGACCTCGTGCTGAAGCGACGCCTGCCATGCCACGCACCAAGCCAGGACCGGGGCGGCCGCCCACCACGGCGCGGCCTGCAGCCAGACCGCCGCCAGCGACCCGACGATCGGCAGATAGACGGCCAGGGCGATCCACACGGTGGGCCATTCTACCCGCGCGGCAAGACGGGCCGGGCGCGGGGCCGCGGCGACAGGAGGGGCAGCGACAGCGGGCCCGTGGCCGGTGCCGTCGGCGGCAATGCGATGAACTCTTTCCATGCCGCGACCCTATCGTCGGGCCCGATGTTGCCGCAATGCGGCTATGCGAAACTTATGTTGACAATTATCTGCTTAAGCAACGATGTTTACTAAATGCAACAGTCTGTTCAACCTACCGACAAGCGGGATGTCGCCCGGCTCTTCCGGGAGCGGCTGGAGGCCGCGATGGACCGCGCCGGCCTGTCCCGATCGGCGGTGGCCAAGCGGATCGGCGTCGACCGCTCCACCCTCTCCCAGATCCTGTCGGACGACGGCGTGCGCCTGCCCCGGGCCGACACCGTCGCGGCCCTGGCGGTAACACTTCAGGTGTCGCTGGACTGGCTGCTCGGCCTTGCGGAGGAAGGGCAGTTCACCGCCGACATCATGGAGCGCTCGCCGGAGATCAGTCCGCACAACCGGACCGTCGCCGACGAGAACCTGCTGCGCTGGCATGCGGAGGCGGCCGGCTACAAGATCCGCTACGTGCCGACCAGCCTGCCCGACCAGGTGAAGATCCCGGAGGTGATCGAATACGAGCACCACGAGACCGGGACCTCGGCCGCCGACCAGGCGATGCGCCGCTCGCGCGACCGCCTCGACTATGTCCGACAGCCGGAGACCGACGTGGAGATCTGCACGTCCATCCAGTCGGTGCGCGATTTCGCCGACGGCACCGGCGTCTGGCGGGACCTGCCGCTGGAGGTCCGGCGCCGCCAGCTCACCCACATCGCCGACCTGATCGACGAGCTGTACCCCAGCGTGCGCTGGTTCCTGTTCGACGGGGTGCGCGACTACGCCATTCCGGTGACCATCTTCGGGCCGAAGCGGGCGGCGATCTATGCCGGCGACATGTATATTGTCTTCAGCACCACCGAGCATATCCGGGTGCTGACCCGCCGCTTCGACGACCTGATCCGCCACGCCGTCGTCCACGCCCACGAGATCCCCGCCTATATGCGGACGCTGATCGACCGGATCGACAAAGGATTGCCCGCATGAGCGCCCCCGCCGTACTTCCAATCGCCGCCTTCACCATGTACGACCTGCCGGAACTCCGCAAAGCGACCGACGACTGGTGGACGGCCATCGCCCGGCATCTCCGCCGCGCCGGGATCGAAGACGTTCCGGCGGCCCTGACACGGGGCCGGACGGTCGGCGAGAACTGGCGCGATCCGGCCCTGCTGCTGACCCAGACCTGCGGCTATCCGCTGACCCATGCCTATGCGGGCGACCTCACCGCCATCGCCGTCCCGGACTACCGGGCCGAGGGCTGCGGCGGCGGGACCTACAGCAGCGCCTTCGTGGTGCGCGAGGAGGATCCGGCGAAAACGCTCGCCGATCTGCGCGGCCGCCGGGCCGCCGCCAACGGGCCCGACAGCCAGTCGGGCTGCAACGTCCTGCGCGCCGCCGTCGCGGCAATCGCGGACGGTGAGCGGTTCTTCTCCGAGGTGCTGTGGAGCGGCGCCCACCGCAACAGCCTCGCGATGGTGCGCGAGGGCAAGGCCGATATCGCCGCGCTGGACGGGGTGACCTTTGCCCTGGTCGGCGACGCCGCACCCCAGGAGATCGAGGGCATCCGCGTGCTCGGCTGGAGTGCGACCACCCCCGCCCTGCCCTATGCGGTGCGCCGGGCCGCCGATGCCGATACCCGGCAGCGGGTGACCGACGCCCTTCTGGCGGCCGCGGCCGATCCGGAGAGCGCCGGAGCCCGCGACACGCTCCGCATCGCCGGAATGCTGCCGGCCGAGGATACCGACTACACCGTGATGGTGGCGATGCGCGAGGCGGCGGAGGCGCGCGGCTACCCGCTGCTCGCCTGACCCGCCTAAGACGCCTCGAGGATCGACCGGGCCAGGTCCAGCAGTTCCGCGTCGTCCGGACGGATCGCGTTGTTGTCGATCATCGGCCGGTTCTCCGGCGCCAGCGCCACCGTCACCAGGCGCGGCGCGTCCTTGCCGTCCAGCCCCATATCCGCCAGCGAGACCGGCAGGCCGACCGCCCGCAGCAGGGCTTCGAACCGGTCGGCGCCCGCCGCCGCATGCTCGGCCTCGTCGCCGGTGCGCCGCGGATCGACGCCCAGAGCCGTCGCGATCGGCGCGTAGAGATCCGGCCGCCGTGTCGCCGACCAGGGCAGCGTGACCCGCATGGCCAGCGCCACGGCCCGGCCGTGATGCACATGGGCGAGCGTGCCGAGCGCATGTCCGAAGGCATGGGCGAGGCCGGTGCCGCAGGCGTCGATCGCCACCCCGGCCAGGGCGGAGCCGAGCGCCATGCGGCCGCGCGCCTCCACATCCCCCGGCGTGGTCACCGCCCGCTCCAGGTTCTGCGCCACCAAGGCGACCGCCTGCAGCGCCATGCCGGCCACCACGGGGGTCGAGCGCACATGGGTATAGGCCTCCACCGCATGGACCAGGGCGTCGAGCCCGGTCGCCGCGGTCAGCGGCCCCGGCAGGCCCAGGGTCATGGAGGGGTCGAGGATGGAGAGATCGGCCTTCAGCGTGCTGCCCCAGGCCCAGACCTTGCGCCCGCCGTCGAGCCCGTAGACCGAGGTGCGGGTCATCTCCGCCCCGGTGCCCGAGGTGGTCGGAATCAGGATCTTGCGGATCGCGCGGGCGGGCAGCGGGTTGGCCATGACGGCATAGGACTCCGCCGGCGCATCGGCCACCGCCACGGAGGCGGCCAGCTTGGCCACGTCCAGGGCCGAGCCGCCACCGATGCCCAGGATCAGATTCGCCCGGTGGGACCGGGCCCGGCGCGCGGCGGCGTCGATCGACTCGGCCGACGGGTCGCTGGCGACCTCGTCGAACAGGTCCACCGCCATCCCGGCCGACGCCAGCCGCCGGGCGGCGGCCTCGGGAATGCCGGTGGCGACCACGCCCGGATCGGTGACGATCAGCACCCGGGCGGCCGGCCCGCACAGGGCCGACACGTCTTCCGGCAGGGCATCGACCCGGTCGAGCCCGTAGCTCATCGACGGGCTGGGCTCATGGGTGAATGCGGACAGCATGGACGTCTCCGTCTCGGTTACGAGGCTCAGGATTTCAGGTTTGCGTTTCAGTTTCGTGTCCGAAAGCGCCACCGGGGGTCGCATTCGCCGTTGACGGGTACAACGCAAAAGTCCCCACTGCGCTCCATGAAAATCGACCGTATCGACATCACCCACCACCGCCTGCCGCTCGATCCGCCGTTCCGGGCGAGCTGGGACACCCGTCCGCGCACCGAGTTCGACGCCACGATCGTCCGCGTCGTCACCGACGAGGGCGCGGTCGGCATCGGCTCGGGCGACACCATGCTCGGCTTCGAGCGGCACGCCGAGCTGTTCGTCGGCCAGGAACCGCTGGATCTCGACCGGCACAACCGGGTGCTGGACAACCTCGCCTTCCACTACAGCCGCTACTGGCCCCTCGACCTGGCCCTGTGGGACCTGGCCGGTAAGATCCTCGGCCAGCCGGTCTGGCGGCTGGCGGGCGGCCGATCGGACCGCACCCGGCTCTACGCCTCCTCGGGCACCCTGCGCGGGCCGCAGGAGATGGCCGAGGCCGCCCTGTCCTTCCTGGAGGCGGGCTTCCCGGCGATGAAGATCCGCTTCCACCGCGGCGACTGGCGCGACGACATCCGCGCCCTGGAGGCGGTGCGCGCCGCCGTCGGCGACCGGCTGACCCTGATGGTCGACTGCAACCAGGGTTGGCGGATGCCCTGGGACACCGAGCGGCCCTGGTCCTTGAAGGACGCGCTGGCCGTCGCCCGCGAGCTGGAGAAGCTGGGCATCTACTGGATGGAGGAGCCGCTGCACCGGGCCGACTATGCCGGCATGGCGGCCCTGCGGAACGCCGTGGATATCCGCATCGCCGGCGGCGAGATGAACCGCGAGGTGTTCGAGTTCGACACGATCATCGAGCGCCGCTGCCTGGACGTGCTGCAGCCGGACGCGGCACTGACCGGCGGCATCGGCGGGCTGAAGCGGATCGCCGAGGCCGCCGTCGCCGCCAACCTGATCTTCACCCCGCATACCTGGTCGAACGGGCTCGGCGTCGCGGCCAACGCCCATCTGGCCTGCGGCGCCGGCAACCCGCCCTTCCTGGAATTCCCCTACGACCCGCCCGAATGGTCGGCCGAGCGGCGCGATTACATGCTGAGCGAGACCCTGAGCTTCGAGGACGGCTGGATGATCCTGGGCGAGGCACCCGGGCTCGGCGTGGCGCTGGACGAGGACCGCCTGGCCGCGACCCGCATCGGCTGAGGGTTCAGGGGGCGGCCAAGGAGCGGACGGGGCGGGCCGTCTCTGCTACAGTTCACCGAGGACGAACCGTGCATACCGGGGGAATGCAGCGATGACCACGATCCGATCGCTAGGCCTGCGGTCGCTGCTGCTGGCGGGCGTGCTGATGCTCGGTTCCCTGGGGCCGGTCCAGGCGCAGCAGGCCGGTACGCCGGAGGCGGCCCTCCCGGACGCGGCCATCCTGGCCGCCGCCGACGATCTGCCGATCTGGCAGCGCACCCTGTACAAGACCCTGACCTATCAGGCGGCGGCCAATGCGGCCGACGTGCTGGTCTTCGACATGCTGGTGGGTGCCTCCGCCGCGACCACGACCGGGTTCTTCATCGCCAATGCGGCGACCGCCGCGGCCGCCTATTACGGGTTCGAATACGCCTGGCAGACCTGGGGGCCGACCCTGGAGGAGACGACGCAGGAAACAATCGTCGAGAAGACGATCCTCTACCGCTTCATCGGCGTCGGCCGGAACGCCACGCTCGGATACCTATACGGCGGCAGTGCGCTGACGGCCGGCGCCTTCGCCAGCCTCAACGTCGTCTACGATACCAGCATCTTCCTGACCAACGAGTACGTCTGGGACGTGCTGGGGCCGCAGCAGGCAACTCAAGCAGACGATCGACTTTCCGTCAGATTCAACCCACGATGTAATCCATCGTGCACTTTATATAGATCCGCTTCCAGAAATCCTTGTGACTTAAAGAAACATTTAAATTTCCACTGCTGAGATTTCCCAACACGAAATCCAATTATAGAGTTATCGTATAAGAACTTGAGATTTGCGCCTATTTCAGATAGACTATATTCCATATCTATTTTATTCAAACTCGACATTAGGTCAGATGCAGTGAAATTCGTTGCCCCATTATTTTGTATCTCTGTGAGAAATTGATTAATTTGAGGGGATTGCACTTTCCACTCATCCTTAATCTCATCAACTAGCCACTCTGAATACGCAGGTTCAGAATTATAAATTGACTGACACTCAAGCTTTTGCTCATTAACGTCTTCATGCTCAAATGGATTATTTCTTCTGTCCTCCATGTCCAGCTTAACCAACTGAAAAATCCTAATAAAATCACGCGGCCTCAACATTGTTCGCAACAAAATATAATCAAATGGAGATCTCTGCTGTCTCATTTGCTCTCGATCAAACAATTCCTCTATTTTGGAGAATCGTTCATTCCCACTCCTATCAGCATAAAAATTCACTCTCTCTAAAATCATTCTTGAAATCCCATCCTTGGACCAAGCCAAAAGCTGCCCGCAGTCGGATCTCAATTTGTTCATATCATTTATACTAAGCGTCTCGAATATATCCTCTCTCAAGAAAACGACGGGCCTTACCGACCCTCGAAATTTTGAAACAATACTATCCGCCGCACCAATAAGTCCTGCTATAATTTTTTGGCTCGATTCAAATGATGCTTCGTCCCACGCCTCATCAATTCGATCAAATGTGATGAATATACGACGACTTTCATCAAATGATTCCAAGAGAACGCCTTCTAGAATATCTGTCAGACGCTCCAAGGAATTATTCAAAACAACCTTTAGTGAATTATCAGATTTGACATCTGAAAATGATATCTCGCCGACATCGGCCGATAAGTTCTCTAGCTCACCATCATCCAGACTTAAGCCAGCTCCCGGCAATTTTATTTTACTCAATTGAAGTAATTTCTGCCCAATAATTTCACTAATACTAGGAACTGGTGAAGTATAAATTCGCTCTAGAATCTTCTTAATGAGATCAATTTTCTTGTTAGACACCCCAGATTCGATAAGTTTTCTTACTGATAAAAGATAAATTACGTACTTCCAAGACTGTATGTAAGCCATTGATGACGCCTTCCCTTCTGTCATCAATAGCGAGTGCACATCCCAGCTATAGTTCTGCAAAGACATACTAATAGAAAGATCGTTTTTTCCAATGTATCTCTCTGGGTTATTTTCAAAATGCTGAAAAACTGCGGTTTTTCCCGCACCTTTCCGGCCAAGAACTAAAAAATGGTGGCGATTTTTAATTACAGACTCTAGCACGCCATTTTCGTAAAAATACTCTGACAGATTATCATCCCGCTCTGCTGAAACCTGTCCAAACTCAATCCATTCACTAATCATTTTGACCTCCCCTCCCCCATTAGCCCTCGGCCTTAGTAAGAATTTATCCTAAACCTAAAGAGGCTAGAGAATTCTATACATGGCTGCACAGCCCAGATTCAAGAGCCCCCATTCTGCGAAGCTCAGCCTTGTGACTCAATACACTTCAGTGAAATTTTCCCTTAAAGCGGCTCGGCCGTGCCGTTGCGCAGGGCGCCGATGCGCTCGCCATGGAACGGCAGATAGCCGGCGGCCTCGACCTTGCGGGAGCCCTTCATGAGGTCGCCGTAGGCCGGCAGCGCATGGAACGGGATGCCCGGATTGGCGTGATGCTCGGCGTGGTAGGGCATGTTCCAGGCGAGCCAGCGGATCGGCGCGATGCTGACCACGGAGCGGGTGTTCGCCCACATGTCCTTGACCGCCGGACAGCCCCAGTGCTCGGACAGCAGATAGGCGCGCAGGAACGGCTGGCCGAGCAGCACCGGGCCGACCCAGAGCACCAGCACCGGCCGCGGGTCGGTCAGCACGGACACCACGGCGATCGCGGCATACAGCGCCAGATAGACCCGCGCCTCGCGGATCGCGCGCGGCCGCGACCGACTGTCCAGAAAGGCGCTCGGCGCGTGGCCGAAGGCGCGGGTGACCAGACCCTGCACCACCCGGAACCAGTACTCGGCCCCGGACAGGACATACAGATATCCGAGCAGGGTCGTGGGCTTCGGCGCGGCCAGTTCGGGGTCGCGCTCCGGATCCTGGGTGAACCGGTGATGCGCCATGTGAAAGGCGGTGTACCAGCGCGGCGGCAGCAGCAGCAGGAAGCCGCAGACCTCGGCGACCGCCTTGTTGATCCAGGTGGTCTTGAACGCGGTGCGGTGGACGCTTTCATGCAGCGGCGGGAACAGGAAGACGAGAAGGATGCCGTGCGCCACCATCGCCGCGACCAATGCGGCCCCGTCCAGGGTCAGGCACATCGTCCCGGTTGCAGCCAGCAACAGCCCCTGCAAGGCCAGGTGCCGGAGCCCCGGACCGTCGCTTCTGGCCGTGAGTTGGGCCTGGGGCGAGACATCCCTTTGATCTTTCGGGCTTTCCGACATTCAGCAACTTCCCGTTCACCAATTTTTTGCGCCGCGGCATGGAAAAGGCCTTGCAAAGCATATCCCAGCCGATCATATTTTGCAGTGCAGCATGACTGCCCAACATGCTGTGTAGACTTCTTGGGCGTTTCCTCCCTTAACTCGGGCCGCGCTTGTCGCGGCCCCTTTTTTTGTGCGCCACGGCCGGCTCACAGTGGCCGAGACCGGGTTTTCCGTCCAGTGCGGCAGCGCTTGCCGGGTCGGCCCCGGCAATTCCTACCCCCGGTCCCGATCGTCTCGAACAGAGATATTATAAAACAACGACTTAAATCCATCCTGCCTCTGGCCCGGCGCTTGCGACACCTCCCGCGACACAAACCTGCTGCGGGAGAGGCAGAATGCGAGATATCGATCCGATCCATTTCCAGCCGTCCAACGACGGCGCCATCGCCCTCGATGTCGCCCAGGCCCGGCATGTGCCGATGCTGAGCACGGTCAGCCTGTGCGGCCGCGCCGCCGGTCCGATCCAGCTCGACGTCGTCTTCGGCGTCGCCAACGAAAACGTTCCGACCGCCGAGGCCCTGCTGTTCCACCAGCTTCCCAAGGCCATCCGCGGCGCCATCGACGAGTGGGCGGTCCATCTCTCCGCCCGGCCCTGGCGGTTCCGCCGGGAGGCCATGACCCATTTCGCCCGGGTCTTCGCCGACCAGTTCCGCCAGCACATGGAGGAGATGACCGACGAGGAGTTCGAGAGCCTCAAGGAAGTCGGCTACACCTGCCTGCTGGAGCGCATGGACGACGGGGCGCGCATCGGCGACCTGCACCAGGCGCGGATCTATCTGGACAGCGTCCACGACCATCACCGCGAGGCCGCCCGCCGGTTCCTGAACAGCCAGGCGCCGCGCGCCCTGCACCACGCCTGAGACCGCAGCACGTCACGAGTTTCCTTCGCCGTCGGGAGGGCACCCGCCCAAGACGGCACACTCTCCCCCTCACCTCGCCCGCTCCGTCACCGGAGCGGGCTTTTTCTTTGGCGGCGCGGGTTCGTAGGACGAGCGGCAAAGGACGGGAGCGGGCGAGCGCCGCGCCGGTTTCCTGCGAGGTCTGGACGCGGGGGAACCGTGGAAAGGACAGCGCCTCTCCCTCCCTCCTTTCACTCCCCGGATTTATTCCGGGGCAAGTCCGTCCGCGGGCGCCAAATCAGAGAGCAGATCCCAGACACCCGGTCGGGCCCATCCGCGTGCCCCGGAATAAATCCGGGGAGTGAGAAGAGACAGACAGAGAGAGAGAGAGACGACAGCCGCCTGCACCCTTCCGCCTGGACCCTCGGCCTCATCACTCAATCACAGAGGAAGCAAGTCCCGGAACGCCGCTCGGGCCAATGGGGAGAAAGTGCGGCCGACTCTCCAGAGAACCCGCAAAAAGAAAGAGAGCCGCCCGCAGGCGGCCCTCGATACTCGGGGTAGGAAATCTGGCTCTTCGCGTCAGGCCCCAGGAGCGTGTGCCCCGGGGGTGCTGTCCCTCAGCGCCGAACCGTTCCGGAGACGGAGATGTCTCCGGCCTCGATCGCGGACTTCAGAATG
It includes:
- a CDS encoding helix-turn-helix domain-containing protein, which codes for MAKAKVDKRRDDPNYQITNNNPIDVHVGRRVRLRRTLLGMSQEQLGEALNITFQQVQKYERGSNRISSSRLWDIAQILDVPVSFFFDDMSDDTMAHSPRRMKSGQPRDEYEENPTDPMARRETLELVRAYYSIKNPNLRKRITEMVKSVATALPEEK
- a CDS encoding fatty acid desaturase, whose translation is MWIALAVYLPIVGSLAAVWLQAAPWWAAAPVLAWCVAWQASLQHEVIHGHPTPWRWMNRLIAGPPLLVFVPFDRYRDSHLAHHTDARLTDPLDDSESWYVTAERWRRAGRVERSLRWTMNTLAGRVVLGPLWLMAQAVVTDSRDLVAGRRLFPLAGHFMQLLALAWILSAVGVPLWGYLALVVWPATGMMLIRSFAEHRPDPSPACRSVIVENGGALGWLFLSNNLHALHHERPGLPWYLLRRVYRDGADGILSRNGGYRFDSYVKLAATYLFSPRDHPIHPLYR
- a CDS encoding helix-turn-helix transcriptional regulator — encoded protein: MQQSVQPTDKRDVARLFRERLEAAMDRAGLSRSAVAKRIGVDRSTLSQILSDDGVRLPRADTVAALAVTLQVSLDWLLGLAEEGQFTADIMERSPEISPHNRTVADENLLRWHAEAAGYKIRYVPTSLPDQVKIPEVIEYEHHETGTSAADQAMRRSRDRLDYVRQPETDVEICTSIQSVRDFADGTGVWRDLPLEVRRRQLTHIADLIDELYPSVRWFLFDGVRDYAIPVTIFGPKRAAIYAGDMYIVFSTTEHIRVLTRRFDDLIRHAVVHAHEIPAYMRTLIDRIDKGLPA
- a CDS encoding phosphate/phosphite/phosphonate ABC transporter substrate-binding protein — translated: MSAPAVLPIAAFTMYDLPELRKATDDWWTAIARHLRRAGIEDVPAALTRGRTVGENWRDPALLLTQTCGYPLTHAYAGDLTAIAVPDYRAEGCGGGTYSSAFVVREEDPAKTLADLRGRRAAANGPDSQSGCNVLRAAVAAIADGERFFSEVLWSGAHRNSLAMVREGKADIAALDGVTFALVGDAAPQEIEGIRVLGWSATTPALPYAVRRAADADTRQRVTDALLAAAADPESAGARDTLRIAGMLPAEDTDYTVMVAMREAAEARGYPLLA
- a CDS encoding iron-containing alcohol dehydrogenase, whose amino-acid sequence is MLSAFTHEPSPSMSYGLDRVDALPEDVSALCGPAARVLIVTDPGVVATGIPEAAARRLASAGMAVDLFDEVASDPSAESIDAAARRARSHRANLILGIGGGSALDVAKLAASVAVADAPAESYAVMANPLPARAIRKILIPTTSGTGAEMTRTSVYGLDGGRKVWAWGSTLKADLSILDPSMTLGLPGPLTAATGLDALVHAVEAYTHVRSTPVVAGMALQAVALVAQNLERAVTTPGDVEARGRMALGSALAGVAIDACGTGLAHAFGHALGTLAHVHHGRAVALAMRVTLPWSATRRPDLYAPIATALGVDPRRTGDEAEHAAAGADRFEALLRAVGLPVSLADMGLDGKDAPRLVTVALAPENRPMIDNNAIRPDDAELLDLARSILEAS
- a CDS encoding mandelate racemase/muconate lactonizing enzyme family protein; amino-acid sequence: MKIDRIDITHHRLPLDPPFRASWDTRPRTEFDATIVRVVTDEGAVGIGSGDTMLGFERHAELFVGQEPLDLDRHNRVLDNLAFHYSRYWPLDLALWDLAGKILGQPVWRLAGGRSDRTRLYASSGTLRGPQEMAEAALSFLEAGFPAMKIRFHRGDWRDDIRALEAVRAAVGDRLTLMVDCNQGWRMPWDTERPWSLKDALAVARELEKLGIYWMEEPLHRADYAGMAALRNAVDIRIAGGEMNREVFEFDTIIERRCLDVLQPDAALTGGIGGLKRIAEAAVAANLIFTPHTWSNGLGVAANAHLACGAGNPPFLEFPYDPPEWSAERRDYMLSETLSFEDGWMILGEAPGLGVALDEDRLAATRIG
- a CDS encoding P-loop ATPase, Sll1717 family; the protein is MISEWIEFGQVSAERDDNLSEYFYENGVLESVIKNRHHFLVLGRKGAGKTAVFQHFENNPERYIGKNDLSISMSLQNYSWDVHSLLMTEGKASSMAYIQSWKYVIYLLSVRKLIESGVSNKKIDLIKKILERIYTSPVPSISEIIGQKLLQLSKIKLPGAGLSLDDGELENLSADVGEISFSDVKSDNSLKVVLNNSLERLTDILEGVLLESFDESRRIFITFDRIDEAWDEASFESSQKIIAGLIGAADSIVSKFRGSVRPVVFLREDIFETLSINDMNKLRSDCGQLLAWSKDGISRMILERVNFYADRSGNERFSKIEELFDREQMRQQRSPFDYILLRTMLRPRDFIRIFQLVKLDMEDRRNNPFEHEDVNEQKLECQSIYNSEPAYSEWLVDEIKDEWKVQSPQINQFLTEIQNNGATNFTASDLMSSLNKIDMEYSLSEIGANLKFLYDNSIIGFRVGKSQQWKFKCFFKSQGFLEADLYKVHDGLHRGLNLTESRSSA
- a CDS encoding fatty acid desaturase; its protein translation is MLAATGTMCLTLDGAALVAAMVAHGILLVFLFPPLHESVHRTAFKTTWINKAVAEVCGFLLLLPPRWYTAFHMAHHRFTQDPERDPELAAPKPTTLLGYLYVLSGAEYWFRVVQGLVTRAFGHAPSAFLDSRSRPRAIREARVYLALYAAIAVVSVLTDPRPVLVLWVGPVLLGQPFLRAYLLSEHWGCPAVKDMWANTRSVVSIAPIRWLAWNMPYHAEHHANPGIPFHALPAYGDLMKGSRKVEAAGYLPFHGERIGALRNGTAEPL